The Candidatus Methylomirabilota bacterium DNA window CACCTGGGGTTGGCCGGTCACGAAGTCTCGTCGGGCCGCCAGCACGTTGTTCTGGTAGGGGATCTTGGCGGCATGGAGGTCCAGGAGCGCGGTGTACCCCTTGCCGAGCATCATCTTGGTGGCCAGCCGCTGCAGCATCGCGGCATCGAGCGCCTTCCGTTCGAGCGCCGCCACTCGTTCGGGGTCGAGCCCGGTCTGGAGGATGGTGATGTTGTCGCGCTTGGCATCGAGGCCCAGATGGTCCAGGGCAATCAGCGCCGAGGTGTGCGAGGAGCCGCCGAAGCGCGCCGTCCCCAGCCGTTTGCCCTTCAGATCGGCGGCGCTCTTGATGCTCGGCTGGGCCACCAGCGTGAAGGGGGAGGTGTTGCTCAACCCCAGAAAGACGGCGATCTTCTCGCCGCCGGCGATCAAGCTCACCAGCGAGGCCGGCGCCGCGGAGGCGATCTGGATCTCCCCGGCCGCCAGCATCTGGGCGACGAGGGTGCCCCCGCCGACGAAGATCAACTCGACGTCCAACCCGTATTTGTCGAAGATCTTCCTATCCCTGGCCAC harbors:
- a CDS encoding ABC transporter substrate-binding protein, with product MLRRSSVVLGVLVTLVAVAPSRAQTLRPQPVKIAVSTTEPHNLPLWVARDRKIFDKYGLDVELIFVGGGTLVAQMLAAGEIQIASAAPASLVSLIAGGEKIAVFLGLSNTSPFTLVAQPSIKSAADLKGKRLGTARFGGSSHTSALIALDHLGLDAKRDNITILQTGLDPERVAALERKALDAAMLQRLATKMMLGKGYTALLDLHAAKIPYQNNVLAARRDFVTGQPQVGENFTRAVVEAFAYIFDRENKQAVKDVIAKTLKLRSADDAEDFYLEAQEGLDRKPYPTPEGTRTVIKYVAERNPKVASLKVEEIIDTSWLKRLDHEGFFDKVHGGR